TGGTGTCGTCGCGCCCATCCCGGTGATGACGACGTCGGTCGCCGTCATGCGTTCTTGGTGATGTAGTCCACCGCATCACCCACGGTCTTGAGGTTCGCCAGCTCGTCGTCGGGGATCTTCACGCCGAACTTGTCCTCCGCCTGCACGGCGATCTCGACCATCGACAGCGAGTCGATGTCGAGGTCGTCGACGAACGACTTCTCGACCTGGACGTCCTCGGCGTCAACGCCGGCGACCTCTTCGACGATGCTGGCGAGACCCTGCGCGATTTCCTCGTTCGCCACGGTGGTTCCTTTCCTCTGTTGCGGTCTCACCGCGGGCGCGGCCCGCGGTGGTATCGGTGAGCGCGAACGCTCAGGGGCAGATCACGACCTGGCCGGCGTAGGACAGTCCAGCCCCGAAGCCGACCAGCAGCAGCACGTCCCCGCTGGAGAGCTCGCCCGCCGACCGCATGTGGTCGATGGCGAGCGGGATCGAAGCGGCGGAGGTGTTGCCGGAGTAGACGATGTCACGAGCGATCACCAGGTCATCGCGGGCACCCTGGCTCTGCAGCTTCTTGGCGATGCCCTCGACGATGCGCAGGTTGGCCTGGTGCGCGACCAGCGCATCCACATCGGACAGTTCCAGGCCCGCGAGCTCCACGGCGCGCTTGGCGACGGGGGCGATCTGCGTCGTCGCCCAGCGGAAGACCGCCTGGCCCTCCTGGTAGATGTACTTGCCGTCGCGCAGGTAGATGGTGTCGACGAGGTCGCCCGCGCTGCCCAGCGCGGCCGGGCCGATGCCGGGCTCGTCGGACGGTCCCACGACCGCCGCACCCGCACCGTCGGCGAAGATGATGCAGTTCGCCCGGTCCTGCCAGTCGATGGTCTCCTGGAACCGCTCGGCGCCGATCACCAGCACCCGGCGGGAGGACCCGGCCAGCACCATGTCGGAAGCCATGCTGAGCGCGTAGCAGAACCCGGCGCACGCGGCGTTGAGGTCGAAGGCGCCCGCGGCCTTGACGCCGATCTGGTCGGCGACCTGCGCGGCGGCGTTCGGAATCCCGCCCGGCATCGTGCAGGTGGCGATGATCACCTGGTCCACGTCGGCCGGGGTCAGGCCCGCGTCGGCGATCGCCTTCGAACCGGCTTCGACGGCCATCGCGACCACGGTCTGGTCCTCGTCGCCGAGACGGCGGTGCACGATGCCGACGCGCTGCTGGATCCACTCGTCGTTGGTGTCGACGATCTTGGCCAGATCGTCGTTGGTGACGATCCGGTTGCCCTGGGTGCTACCGAAACCGAGCAGCTTGGTCGCTGCCGGACCGGTGGACTGGCGCAGGGTCGGTGTGCTCACGCGTCGCTCCCAGAGGTGTTCGCGTCTTGGGCGGACTCGTCGGAGTCCGCGGCCAGCAGGTCGGCGACCTTGTCGAGGTCTTCGGGCTTCTTCAGCGCCACGGTCTTGGTGCCCTTGAGCTCGCGGCGCACCAGGCCGGTCAACGCGCCGGCCGGGGGGAACTCCACCACGGCCCGCACTCCCCGCTCCGCGAGGGTGGCCATGCAGTGGTCCCAGCGCACCGGCCGGGTGATCTGCGCGACGAGGCGGCGCACGAACTCGTCGCCCGCCTCGACGACGGAACCGTCCGAATTGGACAGCAGCGGGAACGCGGGGTCGTCGACGGCGACCTTGTCGGCCTGCGTGCCGAACGCGTCCTGCGCGGGTGCCATGAAGCGCGTGTGGAAGGCCCCGGCGACGGCCAGCGGCCGCACCTTAGTCCCGGTCAGCGGTTCTTCGGCCAGCGCCTCCAACGCGGGCTTGCGGCCCGCGGCGACGATCTGACCGGCGCCGTTGCAGTTCGCCGGGTCCAGGCCGAGCGACTCCAGGTGGCTCACGACGGTCTCCGGGTCGCCGCCCATCACCGCCGACATCGACGTCGGCTCCAAGGCGCACGCGGCGGCCATCTCCCGGCCGCGCACCGCTGCCAGCGCGACGGCGTCGTCCGGGGAGAGCACGCCCGCGATCGCGGCTGCGGCCAGCTCGCCCACCGAATGTCCCGCGACCGGGGTCTCGGCGGGGATCTCGAAGCGGGACCGCAGCTGCTCGGCCGCCAGCAGCGACAGCGCCACCACCAGCGGCTGCGTGATGGCGGTGTCCTTGATCTCGTCGGCCTCGGCGGTGGTTCCCAGCCGCACCAAGTCCAGGCCCGCGTGCTCGGACCAGGCCTCCACGCGCTCGCGGGCGCCGTCGAGTTCGAGCCAGGGCGTGAGCATGCCAGGGGCCTGGGAGCCCTGGCCGGGGGCGAGGAGCGCGATCACCCTGCTACTACACATCCCCGACCCTGATCGGCGTGATGTCGACACGGACGAGATCCGAGGCCCAATCTTGTGGAGTGTCTACAACAGCATCCCTGATTCGGGCATCACGGAGCGTGAATCGTTGTTGCCCGTGTCGGTTCGATCACGTCAGGACACCGCGGCGCCGAACCGCTGCGGGGCGGTGACCAGCGGCGGCGCGCGCTCACCACAGGCCCCGAGCCCGCGCCAGCCTGCCCATCGACAGCGCCACCCGCAGCACCAGCGCGTCGCGCGCGTTCGACGGCGTGCGCCCGGTGAGCTCGGCGACCCTGCGCAGCCGGTAGCGCACCGTGTTCGGGTGCACGTAGAGCTGCCGGGCGCAATTCTCCAGGACCCCGCCCAGCTCCAGGTAGGTGTCCACGGTCTCCAGCAGCGCGCCGCCCGCGTCCACCAGCGGCAGCACGATGCCTTCCACGAGCTGGCGCTCCGCTTCCGGATCTCCGGCCAGGGCCCGCTCCGGCAGCAGGTCTTCGGCGAGCACCGGACGCGGCGCCGTCGGCCACGCCACCACCGCGCGCAGCCCGGACATCGCGTCCGAAGCGGACCGGTGCGCCTCGGAGAGGCTGGACGCGGTGGGGCCGACCACCACCGGCCCGTCGTCGAAGGCCTCCGTCAGCTTGGTCGCCGCCTCGTGCGCGGCCCGGTCGTTGGACGGCCCGCCGAACACCACCACCAGCCTGGTGCCCTGCACGCCCAGCAGCACCGGGCGTCCGGCGCGGGCCGCCCTGCTGCGCACCTGGTAGATGATCTTCGGCGGATCGTCCGAGGGAGCGGTGCCGACCAGCACCGTCGCCTCCGAGCCCGGTTCCCAGCCGAGCGCCGCGGCCCTGGACAGCAGCGACTCCTCCGGGTCGCCGCGCACGATGCCGTCCACGACGAGCGCCTCCAGCCGCGCGTCCCACGCCCCGCGCGCCTCCGCCGCCGCCGCGTACGAAGTGGCCGCCGCGAACGCGATCTCCCGCGTGTAGCGCAGGATCAGCTCGGTGAGCGCGGTGCGCTCCTCGGCCCGTTCGGCCAGTTCCGGCAGCTGGTGCTCGAACACGTCGATCGCGGCGCGCACCAGGTCCAGCGTCTGGCGCAGGCTCACCCAGCGCGACAGGTCCTTCGGCGCCGCGCGGAACGCCTCCGCGGTCAGCCGGATGGCTTCGGTCGGGTCCTGCAGCCAGGCCACGAAGTTCGAGACGCCGGTCTGGGTCACCAGCAGCACGCTCGCGCGCTGGTCGGCGGGCAGTCGGCGGAACCACGGCAGCCGGTGCTCCATCGCGTTGATGCTCGCGGTGGCCAGGTCCCCGGATGCCCGTTCCAGTGCGCGCAAGGTGACCGCGGAAATGCGTTCGCCTTGTTCACCTGCGCCTTCGGAATTCATACCGCCAGAATCGCACGGGCCCTCCGAGCGCGGAGCCGGGCACCGCGCGCGCCGTGCGTCCGGCGTGGAGCGAGCCCGGTCACCGCGCCGGCCGGGTCCGATGTGGAGGGTTCGCCGGAGGTCGTCGCCAGGGGTGTCCGACACGCCCGCGCGCCACCGTTCGCCGGGCCGATGACCACCGGTCGACCGCAATTCATCCGATCAGGCGTGGTCGGGGCGGTTGATCGCAGGACACGATGGCAGCAGGCAAGCGACGCGAACGCGGCTCGGACGGGCCGCCAGGGGAGTGATCGGCATGGCTCTGCCGCTGGTGTGGCTCGGTGACGTGTTGCGAGCGGCGGGGCTGACCGTCGTCGAGGCACCGGGGTGGCAGGAGCGCACCGCGAGCTCCGGCGCGCAGCCGGAGCCGGTCGGGGTGCTCCAGCACCACACCGCCACCGTCGCCTCCTACGAGGACCCCGCGCCGAGCCTGCAGCTGGTGATCGACGGCCGGTCCGATCTGGCCGGACCGCTGTGCCACGGGCTGATCGGGTTCGACGGGGTGGTGCACTTGATCTCCGCCGGGCGCGCCAACCACGCTGGGAAGGCGCAGGCCTCCGGACCGGTGCCGGCGGGCGACGGCAACGTGCTCTACGTCGGGTTCGAGTGGGACTACCAGGGCGTCGAGCAGGGTCCGAGCCCCGAGCAGTACACCGCCGCGCTCGTCGCGACCAGGGCGGTGCTCGACCACCTGGGCGCGCCGCACGAGGCCTCGCGCGGGCACAAGGAGACGAGCGTGACCGGCAAGATCGACCCGGGTCACGTCGACCTGGACCGCTTCCGGGCCGAACTCGCCACGAACGAACAGGAGAACGCCGACATGACGCCCGAACAGGACGCGATCCTGCGCCGCATCGAGAACGAACTGCTCGGCCCGCGCGGACCCGAAGGGCAGATCGCCGGGTGGAACACCGCGCTCGGTCCGCGCACACCGGTGGCGATGCTGGTGGACCTGGTCAACGGCCTGCTCGCCACGCAGACCCCCGCACCGATGCAGGCGCCCGCGGTGCCGCAGCAGCAGACCGCGCCCGGCGAAGCCCCGGCGCAGCCAGCCGATCCCGAGTCGATCAAGGCCGCGTTCTCCGCACTGCCACCGGAGCAGGCCGCCCCGCTGCTCGCCGAACTGGTCCGCATCCAGCAGGACCGCCAACTCACGCCGGAGCAGCAGGCCCGCACCACTACCTGAGGAGTCGCAGCGGACGGGCGGAACGGCGGCGGGAGCTCAGCGGCGAGGTGCGGCGGCTCTGCGGTCCGATCGTTCCGCTCGTCTGCGTAACAGGCGGTTGACCAGCACGGGCTGTTGGGCCAAGGCCTCCGGTTCGTCCAATAACCGGTTGAGGCGCTGGTAGTACCGCGTGGGCGAGATCCCGAAGCGCTCCTGGATGACGCGGTCCTTGCTGCCCGGATAGCGCCAGAACTCGCTCTCGAACGCCAAGATGGCGTGATCGACGTCGTTCACCCGGGCACCCCCTTCGCGTCGCGCGCTCGTCGCCCTGCCGTCTGATCGATTCCACCGGAGATCGCCGAGTCTACCCCGGGTCGCACCCCTGTTCGATCACCTGATCGAAGATTCGGGAGCTGTGATTCGAACCACGACGAGTCCGCGGAACAAGCACGGCGACCGACGATGTTGACAGCAGTACGAAACGTCGTGCGCTCCGGGGCTCGGTGAGATTCCGAACCGGCGGTGACAGTCCGCGAACCGGTGCCTCCCGGCCGAACCCGGCCAGGAGCTCCGGCCGATCCGGTGGAACTCCGGAACCGACGGTGACAGTCCGGATGGGAGGCGGCGCACGGGCACTCGACCGCGACCGGTCGCCATGCGTGGCACCGGTGGCCGCCGCGTTCCCGCTCAGCCCCGGTGCCAGGACCGGCTGGGAGGAGTGGGGTTGTGCGCGCTGTCGCGGAATGGGTGCTCGGCAACGGAATCACCGTGCTGGGCCAGCAGATCTCCTGGGCGGAACTGGTCGGGCAGCTGTGCGCGCTGGCGGTCGTCTTCCTGGCGCAGCGGCGCACCCTGGCCACCTGGCCGGTGCAGGTGACCGCGACGGTCCTGCTGTTCACCGTCTACGCCTCCGCCGAACTCGGCGGCCTCGCGGTCCGGCAGATCGTGATCCTGCTGATCTCCGTCTACGGCTGGTGGGCCTGGAGCCACCGCAGCGACCCGGTCTACGGCGTCGCGGTCCGCAAGGGCACCGTCCGGGAGCGCTTGGTGCTGCTGGGAGTGCTGGCAGTGGCCACGACCGGATTCGCCTCGCTGCTCACCGCGATGGACGCGTCCTGGGCGCCGTGGCCGGACGCCTGGATCTTCGTCGGCACGGCCGTCGCGTTCTGGGCGCAGGGCCGCGGGCTCGTCGAGTTCTGGTTGGTGTGGCTGGCGGTGGACGCCGTCGGCGTGCCGCTGCAACTGGCGTCCGGGCTCTACTTCAGCGCCGCGATCTACGTGGTGTTCGCCGCGCTGGTGATCCACGGCTGGTGGAGCTGGAACCGCACCGCCCGAGCTCGCACGCTCGCTCCCGCGACGACCTGACAAGCCCGCCGCCGGCCGGCGGAGCCGATGCGGCTCGGCCACCCGGCGGCGGGGGTGCTCAGGCGTCGCCCGGGTCCGAGGTCTGCGGCCCCGCGGCGCGCACGTCGTCCAAGCGGTACCGGCGGGTCGCCTCGGTGACGCGCGACCCGTCGATCACGCCGCGCCGGGCCAGCGCCGAGAGCGTGGCGACCACCGCGGACTCCGCGTCCACCAGGAACACCCGGCGCGCCGCCGGCCGGGTGTCGGAGAACCCGAAGCCGTCCGCGCCCAGGCTCACCATGTCGCCCGGCACCCAGGAGCGGATCAGGTCCGGCACCGCGCGCATCCAGTCGCTGACCGCGACCACCGGACCTTCGGCGTCCGCCAGCGCGCGGGTCACGTACGGCACCCGCGGCTGCTCCTCCGGGTGCAGCAGGTTGTGGCGGTCCACCGCTTCTGCTTCGCGCCGCAGCTCCGTCCAGGACGTCGCCGACCACACGTCGGCGCGCACGTCCCACTCGTCGGCGAGGATCTGCTGCGCCCGCAACGCCTCGGGCATCGCGACGCCCGAGGTGAGGATCTGCGCGGGGACGGAACCGGCCGAACCGCGGCGGAACAGGTATAGGCCCTTCAACAGGCCGTCCACGTCCACCCCGTCCGGCTCGGCGGGCTGCTGGTACGGCTCGTTGTAGATCGTCAAGTAGTAGTAGACGTTCTCGGCGTCCTCGCCGTACATCCGCCGCAGGCCGTCCTTGACGATGTGCGCGATCTCGAACGCCCACGCCGGGTCGTAGGCCACCACCGCCGGGTTCGTCGCGGCCAGCAGCAGCGAATGCCCGTCGGCGTGCTGCAGCCCTTCGCCGGTGAGCGTGGTGCGCCCGGCGGTGGCCCCGAGCAGGAATCCGCGCGCCATCTGGTCCCCGGCGGCCCACAGGCTGTCACCGGTGCGCTGGAACCCGAACATCGAGTAGAAGATGTAGATCGGGATCATCGGTTCGCCGTGCGTGGCGTAGGACGTCCCCGCGGCCGTGAACGACGCGCTCGACCCGGCTTCGTTGATGCCTTCGTGCAGGATCTGGCCCTGCTCGCTCTCCCGGTACGCGAGCATCAGCCGGTAGTCG
This window of the Saccharopolyspora gloriosae genome carries:
- a CDS encoding acyl carrier protein; this encodes MANEEIAQGLASIVEEVAGVDAEDVQVEKSFVDDLDIDSLSMVEIAVQAEDKFGVKIPDDELANLKTVGDAVDYITKNA
- a CDS encoding beta-ketoacyl-ACP synthase 3 — translated: MSTPTLRQSTGPAATKLLGFGSTQGNRIVTNDDLAKIVDTNDEWIQQRVGIVHRRLGDEDQTVVAMAVEAGSKAIADAGLTPADVDQVIIATCTMPGGIPNAAAQVADQIGVKAAGAFDLNAACAGFCYALSMASDMVLAGSSRRVLVIGAERFQETIDWQDRANCIIFADGAGAAVVGPSDEPGIGPAALGSAGDLVDTIYLRDGKYIYQEGQAVFRWATTQIAPVAKRAVELAGLELSDVDALVAHQANLRIVEGIAKKLQSQGARDDLVIARDIVYSGNTSAASIPLAIDHMRSAGELSSGDVLLLVGFGAGLSYAGQVVICP
- a CDS encoding ACP S-malonyltransferase, producing MCSSRVIALLAPGQGSQAPGMLTPWLELDGARERVEAWSEHAGLDLVRLGTTAEADEIKDTAITQPLVVALSLLAAEQLRSRFEIPAETPVAGHSVGELAAAAIAGVLSPDDAVALAAVRGREMAAACALEPTSMSAVMGGDPETVVSHLESLGLDPANCNGAGQIVAAGRKPALEALAEEPLTGTKVRPLAVAGAFHTRFMAPAQDAFGTQADKVAVDDPAFPLLSNSDGSVVEAGDEFVRRLVAQITRPVRWDHCMATLAERGVRAVVEFPPAGALTGLVRRELKGTKTVALKKPEDLDKVADLLAADSDESAQDANTSGSDA
- a CDS encoding PucR family transcriptional regulator, with the protein product MNSEGAGEQGERISAVTLRALERASGDLATASINAMEHRLPWFRRLPADQRASVLLVTQTGVSNFVAWLQDPTEAIRLTAEAFRAAPKDLSRWVSLRQTLDLVRAAIDVFEHQLPELAERAEERTALTELILRYTREIAFAAATSYAAAAEARGAWDARLEALVVDGIVRGDPEESLLSRAAALGWEPGSEATVLVGTAPSDDPPKIIYQVRSRAARAGRPVLLGVQGTRLVVVFGGPSNDRAAHEAATKLTEAFDDGPVVVGPTASSLSEAHRSASDAMSGLRAVVAWPTAPRPVLAEDLLPERALAGDPEAERQLVEGIVLPLVDAGGALLETVDTYLELGGVLENCARQLYVHPNTVRYRLRRVAELTGRTPSNARDALVLRVALSMGRLARARGLW
- a CDS encoding peptidoglycan recognition protein family protein → MALPLVWLGDVLRAAGLTVVEAPGWQERTASSGAQPEPVGVLQHHTATVASYEDPAPSLQLVIDGRSDLAGPLCHGLIGFDGVVHLISAGRANHAGKAQASGPVPAGDGNVLYVGFEWDYQGVEQGPSPEQYTAALVATRAVLDHLGAPHEASRGHKETSVTGKIDPGHVDLDRFRAELATNEQENADMTPEQDAILRRIENELLGPRGPEGQIAGWNTALGPRTPVAMLVDLVNGLLATQTPAPMQAPAVPQQQTAPGEAPAQPADPESIKAAFSALPPEQAAPLLAELVRIQQDRQLTPEQQARTTT
- a CDS encoding DUF3263 domain-containing protein — protein: MNDVDHAILAFESEFWRYPGSKDRVIQERFGISPTRYYQRLNRLLDEPEALAQQPVLVNRLLRRRAERSDRRAAAPRR
- a CDS encoding nicotinamide mononucleotide transporter, which translates into the protein MRAVAEWVLGNGITVLGQQISWAELVGQLCALAVVFLAQRRTLATWPVQVTATVLLFTVYASAELGGLAVRQIVILLISVYGWWAWSHRSDPVYGVAVRKGTVRERLVLLGVLAVATTGFASLLTAMDASWAPWPDAWIFVGTAVAFWAQGRGLVEFWLVWLAVDAVGVPLQLASGLYFSAAIYVVFAALVIHGWWSWNRTARARTLAPATT